In Micromonospora purpureochromogenes, a single window of DNA contains:
- a CDS encoding NAD(P)-dependent malic enzyme, with amino-acid sequence MSASTVDPADPVFRLHLGGKMAVTSTVPLTSREDLSLAYTPGVARVCEAIAADPALADDYTWVSHTVAVVTDGSAVLGLGNIGPRAALPVMEGKAVLFKQFAGVDAVPICLDTQDVDEIVATVKALAPSFGGINLEDISAPRCFEVERRLDEALAIPVFHDDQHGTAIVVLAALRNAAALLNRKLGDLRVAVSGAGAAGVAVTKMLVAGGVNPDQVVVCDSKGIIGRHRDGLTGTKAELAETTNAEGRQGDITEALRGADVLVGVSGGQIPEAAIAGMAPGGIVFALANPTPEVHPEVAARHVAVVATGRSDYPNQINNVLAFPGVFRGALDARATRITDGMKVAAADAIAGVVAESLTADAIVPSPLDPRVAPAVAAAVAEAARRDGVTRA; translated from the coding sequence ATGTCTGCGTCCACCGTGGATCCCGCTGATCCCGTCTTCCGGTTGCACCTCGGCGGCAAGATGGCCGTCACCTCGACGGTCCCGCTGACCAGCCGGGAGGACCTCTCCCTCGCCTACACCCCGGGCGTCGCCCGGGTCTGCGAGGCGATCGCCGCCGACCCGGCCCTGGCCGACGACTACACGTGGGTGTCGCACACCGTCGCGGTCGTCACCGACGGCTCGGCCGTACTCGGCCTCGGCAACATCGGCCCGCGCGCCGCGCTGCCGGTGATGGAGGGCAAGGCGGTGCTGTTCAAGCAGTTCGCCGGCGTGGACGCGGTACCGATCTGTCTGGACACCCAGGACGTGGACGAGATCGTGGCGACGGTGAAGGCGCTCGCCCCCTCCTTCGGCGGGATCAACCTGGAGGACATCAGCGCCCCCCGCTGCTTCGAGGTGGAGCGCCGGCTGGACGAGGCGCTGGCCATCCCGGTCTTCCACGACGACCAGCACGGCACCGCGATCGTCGTGCTGGCCGCGCTGCGCAACGCGGCGGCGCTGCTCAACCGCAAGCTCGGCGACCTGCGGGTGGCGGTCAGCGGCGCCGGCGCGGCCGGGGTGGCGGTGACGAAGATGCTGGTCGCCGGCGGCGTGAACCCGGACCAGGTGGTGGTCTGCGACTCCAAGGGCATCATCGGCCGGCACCGCGACGGGCTGACCGGCACCAAGGCCGAGTTGGCGGAGACCACCAACGCCGAGGGCCGCCAGGGTGACATCACCGAGGCGCTGCGCGGCGCGGACGTGCTGGTCGGCGTCTCCGGCGGGCAGATCCCCGAGGCGGCGATCGCCGGCATGGCGCCCGGCGGCATCGTCTTCGCGCTGGCCAACCCCACCCCCGAGGTGCACCCCGAGGTGGCCGCCCGGCACGTCGCGGTGGTGGCGACCGGCCGCAGCGACTACCCCAACCAGATCAACAACGTGTTGGCGTTCCCCGGCGTGTTCCGGGGTGCGCTGGACGCCCGGGCCACCCGGATCACCGACGGGATGAAGGTGGCCGCGGCGGACGCGATCGCCGGGGTGGTGGCCGAGTCGCTCACCGCCGACGCGATCGTGCCCTCCCCACTCGACCCCCGGGTGGCTCCCGCGGTGGCGGCGGCGGTTGCCGAGGCGGCCCGCCGCGACGGCGTCACCCGCGCCTGA
- a CDS encoding zinc-binding dehydrogenase: MPTMRAAYASSFDTDNPLAALTVGERPEPTHPEEDWVTVQVRASSLNHHDLWSLRGVGLTPDQLPMILGCDAVGTDPDGNEVVIYPVVPTPGDPRGVSILSEHFAGTLAERVAVPRVNLIPLPTGLSATAAACLPTAWLTAWRMLTTKGRIDDAESVLVQGAGGGVATAAVALAVGHGKRVYATSRDAGKRERIAALGATALEPGARLPERVDVVIETVGAATFDHSLKSAAPLARIVVSGATAGHEPKINLRRVFAMQLEILGTSMGTPDELTDLLTFCAEHEVRPVVDSVVPFSKVEDAFARLHSGDVFGKVVIDHTA, from the coding sequence GTGCCGACCATGCGTGCCGCCTATGCCTCGAGCTTCGACACCGACAATCCGCTCGCCGCGTTGACCGTCGGCGAGCGTCCCGAGCCGACCCACCCGGAGGAAGACTGGGTGACCGTGCAGGTGCGGGCCAGCTCGCTCAACCACCACGACCTGTGGTCCCTGCGCGGGGTCGGCCTGACCCCCGACCAGCTGCCGATGATCCTGGGCTGTGACGCGGTCGGCACCGACCCGGACGGCAACGAGGTGGTGATCTACCCGGTGGTGCCCACCCCCGGTGACCCGCGTGGCGTCTCCATCCTCTCCGAGCACTTCGCCGGCACCCTCGCCGAGCGGGTGGCCGTACCCCGGGTGAACCTGATCCCGCTGCCGACTGGTCTGTCGGCGACCGCCGCGGCCTGCCTGCCGACGGCCTGGCTGACCGCGTGGCGAATGCTGACCACCAAGGGCCGGATCGACGACGCCGAGTCGGTGCTGGTCCAGGGCGCGGGCGGCGGCGTGGCCACCGCGGCCGTCGCGCTCGCCGTGGGGCACGGCAAGCGGGTGTACGCGACCAGCCGGGACGCCGGCAAGCGGGAGCGGATCGCCGCCCTCGGGGCGACCGCGCTGGAACCCGGCGCCCGCCTGCCCGAGCGGGTCGACGTGGTGATCGAGACGGTCGGCGCGGCCACCTTCGACCACTCGCTGAAGTCCGCCGCCCCGCTGGCCCGGATCGTGGTCTCCGGGGCGACCGCCGGGCACGAGCCGAAGATCAACCTGCGCCGGGTCTTCGCCATGCAGCTGGAGATCCTCGGCACCTCCATGGGTACCCCGGACGAGCTGACCGACCTGCTGACCTTCTGCGCCGAGCACGAGGTGCGCCCGGTGGTGGACAGCGTGGTGCCGTTCAGCAAGGTCGAGGACGCCTTCGCCCGCCTGCACTCCGGCGACGTCTTCGGCAAGGTCGTCATCGACCACACCGCCTGA
- a CDS encoding alpha/beta hydrolase family protein, whose amino-acid sequence MSRRPTPVLLATALLSVGLAGCSAAPAPTARPAAPPQPPKATTPAPRVPAGTAPAQAFAVGVRQVKLNRDGDRPLPVTLWYPARGETGGVPERGADVADGRFPVVMFSHGLNGRPDDYAELLTRWAGAGFVVAAPTFPHTSRGADGNVLDVLNQPADVSYALDKVLALDGKAGDPLRGRLATDRVAAAGHSAGGVTTIGLFTAGRDERLDAGVVFAGTALGVGTAFAGAAAPQLFVHGEADEVVDYAAGKAVYDAVPWPKAMLSLPKGDHGRALLSDGAALRVVADTTLEFLRWTLYGDAAARDRLPADAARGNLATLDDHL is encoded by the coding sequence ATGTCCCGTCGCCCCACCCCGGTCCTGCTCGCCACCGCACTGCTCTCCGTCGGCCTCGCCGGCTGCTCGGCGGCTCCCGCCCCGACCGCCCGGCCGGCCGCCCCGCCGCAGCCGCCGAAGGCCACCACCCCGGCGCCGCGGGTCCCCGCCGGCACCGCGCCGGCGCAGGCCTTCGCCGTCGGCGTACGCCAGGTGAAGCTGAACCGGGACGGTGACCGCCCGCTGCCGGTGACCCTCTGGTACCCAGCCCGGGGCGAGACCGGTGGCGTGCCGGAGCGGGGTGCGGACGTGGCGGACGGGCGGTTCCCGGTGGTGATGTTCAGCCACGGCCTGAACGGCCGGCCGGACGACTACGCGGAGCTGCTCACCCGCTGGGCGGGGGCCGGGTTCGTGGTGGCCGCGCCGACCTTCCCGCACACCAGCCGGGGCGCCGACGGCAACGTGCTCGACGTGCTCAACCAGCCCGCCGACGTCTCGTACGCGCTGGACAAGGTGCTCGCGCTGGACGGCAAGGCCGGTGACCCGCTGCGCGGCCGGCTGGCCACCGACCGGGTGGCCGCGGCCGGGCACTCGGCCGGCGGGGTGACCACCATCGGCCTCTTCACCGCCGGCCGGGATGAGCGCCTCGACGCCGGGGTGGTCTTCGCCGGGACCGCGCTCGGGGTCGGCACCGCCTTCGCCGGGGCCGCCGCGCCGCAGCTCTTCGTGCACGGCGAGGCCGACGAGGTGGTCGACTACGCCGCCGGCAAGGCGGTGTACGACGCGGTCCCCTGGCCGAAGGCGATGCTGAGCCTGCCGAAGGGCGACCACGGCCGGGCCCTGCTCAGCGACGGCGCGGCGCTGCGGGTGGTCGCCGACACCACGCTGGAGTTCCTCCGCTGGACCCTCTACGGCGACGCGGCGGCCCGGGACCGCCTCCCCGCCGACGCCGCCCGCGGCAACCTGGCAACCCTCGACGACCACCTCTGA
- a CDS encoding alpha/beta hydrolase family protein: MGVPRPVVALITALLAGCAPATAAVGGPPPAGHAPDRLHPVAVRTLTIDPAGPRPLPVTLWYPAEDGRVAPGRFPVVIYSHGLWSLPELHAGLTTRWAAAGFVVAAPTYPHTNLRARTFTRADVRNQPADGWRLVRHLAQLDADRADPLAGHLDIGRVAAAGHSAGGITTAGMFTSGHSARLRAGIVIAGGGLAGSFAGPSAPLLFVHGTADPVVPLGVGRAAYDRAGAPAAFLSVLGQGHGEYLTPGRPGFDQVLATTTDFLRWTLYDDREAARRLPADALRPGVTALDDRLRP; the protein is encoded by the coding sequence ATGGGAGTGCCGCGGCCGGTCGTCGCGCTGATCACGGCGCTGCTGGCGGGCTGCGCACCGGCCACCGCCGCGGTCGGTGGGCCGCCGCCGGCCGGGCACGCGCCGGACCGGCTCCACCCGGTCGCGGTACGCACCCTCACGATCGACCCGGCGGGGCCCCGGCCGCTGCCGGTGACGCTCTGGTACCCGGCCGAGGATGGCCGGGTCGCCCCGGGGCGGTTCCCGGTGGTGATCTACAGCCACGGCCTGTGGAGCCTGCCCGAGCTGCACGCCGGGCTCACCACCCGCTGGGCGGCGGCGGGTTTCGTGGTGGCCGCGCCGACGTACCCGCACACCAACCTGCGGGCCCGGACGTTCACCCGCGCCGACGTGCGGAACCAGCCGGCGGACGGTTGGCGGCTGGTGCGGCACCTGGCCCAGCTCGACGCGGACCGGGCGGACCCGCTCGCCGGGCACCTGGACATCGGCCGGGTCGCCGCCGCCGGCCACTCGGCGGGCGGCATCACCACCGCCGGCATGTTCACCTCGGGACACTCGGCCCGGCTCCGCGCCGGAATCGTGATCGCCGGCGGCGGGCTGGCCGGCAGCTTCGCCGGGCCGTCCGCTCCCCTGCTCTTCGTACACGGCACCGCCGACCCGGTGGTGCCGCTGGGCGTCGGTCGGGCCGCGTACGACCGGGCCGGCGCGCCGGCGGCCTTCCTGAGCGTGCTCGGGCAGGGGCACGGCGAGTACCTGACCCCGGGCCGCCCCGGCTTCGACCAGGTGCTCGCCACCACCACGGACTTCCTCCGCTGGACGCTCTACGACGACCGGGAGGCCGCCCGACGCCTGCCGGCCGACGCCCTCCGGCCCGGCGTCACCGCCCTCGACGACCGCCTGCGTCCCTGA
- a CDS encoding acetate/propionate family kinase: MTDRVLVLNCGSSSVKYRLYDGETVRDSGTVERVGEPGGGPADHVTAVRQILDRLDLDGLGAVGHRVVHGGRRFSEPVLIDDAVLTAIRELVPLAPLHNPANLAGIEVAREALPDVPQVAVFDTAFHHSLPEAAATYAIDRDIAERYGVRRYGFHGTSHAYVSRRTAELLGRPYEALHTITLHLGNGASACAVSGGRSVATSMGMSPLEGLVMGTRSGDLDPTVIFHLRREGGLGVDEIDDLLNHRSGLLGLTGANDMREVLHRRAAGDPAAALAFDVYCRRITGYVGAYYALLGRVDAVTFTAGVGEHSAEVRAAALAGLERLGIAVDPARNADAGDRVISPDGAEVSVSVIGTDEEREIAREARAVAATAG; the protein is encoded by the coding sequence ATGACCGATCGGGTGCTCGTCCTCAACTGCGGTTCCTCGTCGGTCAAGTACCGGCTCTACGACGGCGAGACGGTCCGGGACTCCGGCACCGTGGAGCGGGTCGGCGAGCCGGGGGGCGGGCCGGCCGACCACGTGACCGCCGTCCGGCAGATCCTGGACCGGCTCGACCTGGACGGGCTGGGCGCGGTCGGGCACCGGGTGGTGCACGGCGGCCGGCGGTTCAGCGAACCGGTGCTGATCGACGACGCGGTCCTCACCGCGATCCGGGAGCTGGTGCCGCTCGCGCCGCTGCACAACCCGGCCAACCTGGCCGGCATCGAGGTGGCCCGGGAGGCGCTGCCTGACGTGCCGCAGGTCGCCGTCTTCGACACCGCCTTCCACCATTCGCTGCCCGAGGCCGCCGCCACCTACGCCATCGACCGGGACATCGCCGAGCGCTACGGCGTCCGCCGGTACGGCTTCCACGGCACCTCGCACGCGTACGTCTCGCGGCGCACGGCCGAGCTGCTCGGCCGGCCGTACGAGGCGCTGCACACGATCACCCTGCACCTGGGCAACGGGGCCAGCGCCTGCGCGGTCTCCGGGGGACGCAGCGTGGCCACCTCGATGGGCATGTCGCCGCTGGAGGGCCTGGTGATGGGCACCCGCAGCGGTGACCTGGACCCGACGGTCATCTTCCACCTGCGCCGGGAGGGCGGGCTGGGGGTGGACGAGATCGACGACCTGCTCAACCACCGCAGCGGGCTGCTCGGCCTGACCGGCGCGAACGACATGCGCGAGGTGCTCCACCGGCGGGCCGCCGGGGACCCGGCCGCCGCGCTGGCCTTCGACGTCTACTGCCGCCGGATCACCGGGTACGTCGGGGCGTACTACGCGCTGCTCGGCCGGGTCGACGCGGTCACCTTCACCGCCGGCGTGGGAGAGCACTCCGCCGAGGTCCGGGCCGCGGCGCTGGCCGGGCTGGAGCGGCTGGGCATCGCCGTGGACCCGGCGCGCAACGCCGACGCCGGCGACCGGGTGATCTCGCCCGACGGCGCCGAGGTCAGCGTCAGCGTGATCGGCACCGACGAGGAGCGGGAGATCGCCCGGGAGGCCCGCGCGGTGGCGGCGACCGCCGGCTGA
- the pta gene encoding phosphate acetyltransferase, whose translation MARSVYLTSVGSGGGKSTIALGLAELLSRQVERIGAFRPLVADTGADPILALLIDRYRVDLPQHELTGATYAEASALVADGRREELISRIVERYRDVERRCPAVVVVGSDFADGGDGAGPRELAFNARLATEFGSVVVPVIDGFGQEPEAIAAAARGAYHDLEDLGATVLAVIANRVPRPMTLPELPVPAYAIPEVPTVSAPTVAEVAAALGATLLAGDDAALDRDVLDYVVGAAHVPTLLDHLTEGALVITPGDRADLLVAASAAHVAGQVSVAGLVLTLGEQPDPRAMRLVEGLNTGLAVLSVTSDSYDTVAASSRIEGRPSPANPRKVEAALGAFEGNVDTVDLARRLRVSRSERVTPLMFEYDLIDRARATRRRLVLPEGAEERILRAAEVLLRRGVADLTLLGRPDDVTRRTRELGIDVAGADVVDPVTSGWRDEFAVEYARLRAHRGVTVELAHDIVAQPNYFGTMMVATGHADGMVSGATHTTAATIRPAFEIIRTVPGVSVASSVFFMLLADRVLVYGDCAVNPDPDAAQLADIAMSSADTAARFGIEPRVAMLSYSTGDSGAGADVEKVAAATKLVRERRPELLVEGPIQYDAAIDPQVAATKLPQSTVAGRATVFIFPDLNTGNNTYKAVQRSAGAVAVGPVMQGLRRPVNDLSRGATVADIVNTVAITAIQAAAEAS comes from the coding sequence GTGGCCCGCAGCGTCTACCTGACCAGCGTGGGGTCCGGCGGGGGGAAGTCGACCATCGCCCTCGGCCTCGCGGAACTCCTCTCCCGACAGGTCGAGCGGATCGGCGCGTTCCGGCCGCTGGTCGCCGACACCGGCGCCGACCCGATCCTCGCCCTGCTGATCGACCGCTACCGGGTGGACCTGCCGCAGCATGAGCTGACCGGGGCCACCTACGCCGAGGCGAGCGCCCTGGTCGCCGACGGCCGCCGGGAGGAACTGATCTCCCGGATCGTCGAGCGCTACCGCGACGTCGAGCGGCGCTGCCCGGCCGTGGTCGTGGTGGGCAGCGACTTCGCCGACGGCGGCGACGGCGCGGGCCCCCGCGAGCTGGCCTTCAACGCCCGGCTGGCCACCGAGTTCGGCAGCGTGGTGGTGCCGGTGATCGACGGCTTCGGGCAGGAGCCGGAGGCGATCGCGGCGGCGGCGCGTGGGGCGTACCACGATCTGGAGGACCTGGGCGCGACGGTGCTGGCGGTGATCGCCAACCGGGTGCCCCGGCCGATGACCCTGCCGGAGCTGCCCGTCCCCGCGTACGCCATCCCGGAGGTGCCGACCGTGTCGGCGCCGACGGTGGCCGAGGTGGCGGCGGCGCTCGGCGCCACCCTGCTCGCCGGGGACGACGCCGCGCTCGACCGCGACGTGCTGGACTACGTGGTCGGCGCCGCGCACGTGCCCACCCTGCTCGACCACCTCACCGAGGGGGCGCTGGTGATCACCCCGGGCGACCGGGCGGACCTGCTGGTCGCCGCCAGCGCCGCGCACGTCGCCGGGCAGGTCTCGGTGGCCGGGCTGGTGCTCACCCTCGGCGAGCAGCCCGATCCCCGGGCGATGCGGCTGGTCGAGGGGCTCAACACCGGGCTGGCGGTGCTGTCGGTAACCAGCGACAGCTACGACACGGTGGCCGCGTCCAGCCGGATCGAGGGGCGCCCGAGCCCGGCCAACCCACGCAAGGTGGAGGCGGCGCTCGGCGCGTTCGAGGGCAACGTGGACACCGTCGACCTGGCCCGCCGGCTGCGGGTCAGCCGGTCCGAGCGGGTCACCCCGCTGATGTTCGAGTACGACCTGATCGACCGGGCCCGGGCCACCCGCCGCCGGCTGGTGCTGCCCGAGGGAGCCGAGGAGCGCATCCTGCGGGCGGCGGAGGTGCTGCTCCGGCGGGGCGTGGCCGACCTGACCCTGCTCGGCCGCCCGGACGACGTCACCCGCCGCACCCGGGAGCTGGGCATCGACGTCGCCGGCGCCGACGTCGTGGACCCGGTCACCAGCGGGTGGCGCGACGAGTTCGCCGTCGAGTACGCGCGGCTGCGCGCCCACCGCGGCGTCACGGTCGAGCTGGCGCACGACATCGTGGCGCAGCCCAACTACTTCGGGACGATGATGGTGGCCACCGGGCACGCCGACGGCATGGTCTCCGGGGCCACCCACACCACGGCGGCGACCATCCGCCCGGCGTTCGAGATCATCCGGACGGTGCCCGGGGTCTCGGTGGCCTCCAGCGTCTTCTTCATGCTGCTCGCCGACCGGGTGCTGGTCTACGGCGACTGCGCGGTCAACCCCGACCCGGACGCCGCCCAGCTCGCCGACATCGCCATGTCGTCGGCGGACACCGCCGCCCGGTTCGGCATCGAGCCCCGGGTGGCGATGCTGTCGTACTCCACCGGCGACTCGGGGGCCGGCGCGGACGTGGAGAAGGTCGCGGCGGCCACCAAGCTGGTCCGCGAGCGCCGCCCGGAGCTGCTGGTCGAGGGCCCGATCCAGTACGACGCGGCGATCGATCCGCAGGTCGCGGCGACGAAGCTGCCGCAGAGTACGGTGGCCGGCCGGGCGACGGTCTTCATCTTCCCGGACCTGAACACCGGCAACAACACGTACAAGGCGGTGCAGCGCTCGGCGGGCGCGGTCGCGGTCGGCCCGGTGATGCAGGGCCTGCGCCGGCCGGTCAACGACCTGTCCCGGGGCGCGACGGTCGCCGACATCGTCAACACCGTGGCGATCACCGCCATCCAGGCCGCCGCGGAGGCGTCATGA
- a CDS encoding DUF6104 family protein: MYFTDRGIEELVERRADEQVSIEWLAERLRDFVDLNPEFETPIERFATYLARLDDEDDE; the protein is encoded by the coding sequence ATGTACTTCACCGACCGTGGCATCGAGGAACTCGTCGAGCGCCGGGCCGACGAGCAGGTCAGCATCGAGTGGCTCGCCGAGCGCCTGCGCGACTTCGTCGACCTGAACCCCGAGTTCGAGACGCCCATCGAACGCTTCGCCACCTACCTGGCCCGGCTCGACGACGAGGACGACGAGTAA